A window of the Lysinibacillus irui genome harbors these coding sequences:
- a CDS encoding M20 family metallopeptidase codes for MSFHEKISTLIEAKQEASVALSDAIWAVPELHFQEKKSMHYMKEALEKEGFQTEVGVAGLSTALIGTFGSGKPVIAFLGEYDALPGLSQKGGATQHEPIENGGSGHGCGHNLLGTGAFAAAVAVKDYLEQHNQSATIRFYGCPAEENGSGKAYMAKAGLFDDVDIAISWHPGTFSTVMTCSSLANYAATFKFTGKSAHAAAAPHLGRSALDAVELMNVGVNYLREHIIPEARVHYAITNSGGTSPNVVQPYAEVTYLVRAPKKQQVQEIYQRVENIAKGATLMTGTSLDIDFEGAASNLITNKTLYDVMYQQILEIGMPDYTIEDEQYAQAIFNTFTPEVQASSLVGLRKEDVKRLQGKVIADHVPDMLPEFIMGGSTDVGDVSWKVPTVQCTTVCMALGTPLHTWQVVSQGVMPIAHKGMLQAAKIMACTAIALLDNPALIEEAKKEWQERLDGETYISLIPEGTQPPKL; via the coding sequence ATGAGTTTTCACGAAAAAATTTCGACATTAATTGAAGCAAAACAAGAAGCTAGTGTGGCATTAAGTGATGCTATATGGGCTGTACCAGAGCTTCATTTTCAAGAAAAAAAATCAATGCACTATATGAAAGAGGCGCTAGAAAAAGAGGGTTTTCAAACCGAAGTGGGTGTTGCTGGACTTAGTACAGCTCTGATAGGGACGTTTGGTTCTGGAAAGCCTGTCATTGCCTTTTTAGGGGAATATGACGCACTTCCTGGTTTGAGTCAAAAAGGTGGCGCTACACAACATGAACCTATTGAAAATGGAGGAAGCGGTCATGGCTGTGGGCATAATTTATTAGGAACTGGAGCCTTTGCTGCTGCTGTGGCAGTGAAAGATTATCTTGAGCAGCATAATCAATCAGCAACCATTCGATTTTACGGCTGTCCTGCCGAGGAAAATGGTTCAGGTAAAGCGTATATGGCAAAAGCTGGACTTTTTGATGATGTTGATATTGCGATTTCTTGGCATCCAGGTACATTTTCTACTGTAATGACTTGTAGCTCTCTAGCAAACTATGCTGCTACTTTTAAGTTTACTGGGAAAAGTGCACATGCAGCAGCAGCACCACATCTTGGACGAAGTGCTTTAGATGCTGTTGAGCTGATGAATGTTGGGGTAAACTACTTACGAGAACATATCATTCCAGAAGCTCGTGTGCATTACGCCATCACAAACTCTGGTGGAACTTCACCGAATGTAGTACAACCCTATGCAGAGGTAACCTATCTCGTTAGAGCCCCTAAAAAACAACAAGTACAAGAGATTTATCAGCGCGTTGAAAATATTGCAAAAGGTGCAACGCTTATGACAGGTACGTCGCTTGACATTGATTTTGAGGGTGCTGCTTCAAATCTCATTACAAATAAAACACTTTATGATGTAATGTATCAACAAATACTTGAAATTGGTATGCCAGACTATACAATAGAGGATGAGCAGTACGCACAGGCAATTTTTAATACATTTACACCTGAAGTACAAGCTTCTTCGTTGGTAGGTTTGCGTAAAGAAGATGTTAAGCGTTTACAAGGAAAAGTCATTGCGGATCACGTCCCAGACATGCTCCCTGAATTTATTATGGGTGGCTCAACAGATGTTGGAGATGTCAGCTGGAAAGTACCAACCGTACAATGTACAACCGTATGTATGGCATTAGGTACACCGTTGCATACATGGCAGGTTGTTTCACAGGGGGTTATGCCAATTGCGCATAAAGGTATGCTACAAGCGGCTAAAATCATGGCTTGTACAGCTATCGCATTACTTGATAATCCAGCATTAATTGAAGAAGCAAAAAAAGAATGGCAAGAACGTCTTGATGGAGAGACATATATATCTTTAATTCCGGAGGGAACACAGCCTCCAAAGCTATAA
- a CDS encoding glutaminase → MSTQANHHEHDQLVAQWVTQFRPAAKEGQCASYIPALAKKDPNQLGIAIIGNDGREIKAGDTAELFTLQSVSKVITFILACMDRGVPYVLERVDVEPTGDTFNSIIRLESHQPGKPFNPMINAGAITVSSLLAGSSPQEKVTKILAFLEQIIGKELSINEEVFQSEWQTANRNRALAYYLMDSGFLDCPVDAALEVYLKQCAIEVNVSDLAMIGLVIANDGYHPLLKKQLFPKQVAKLAKALMVTCGMYNASGKFAAFIGLPAKSGVSGAILTAVPGHAGLHSPFPAGCGIGIYGPAIDSIGNSVAGVQLLKHLATEWDMTIF, encoded by the coding sequence ATGTCAACACAAGCTAATCATCATGAACATGATCAACTAGTGGCACAATGGGTGACACAATTTCGTCCTGCTGCAAAAGAGGGACAATGTGCTAGTTATATTCCAGCCTTAGCCAAAAAAGACCCGAATCAATTAGGTATTGCGATTATTGGAAATGATGGCCGCGAAATCAAAGCAGGAGATACAGCAGAATTATTTACGCTTCAAAGTGTCTCCAAAGTTATTACATTTATTTTAGCCTGTATGGATCGAGGAGTACCTTATGTGTTAGAAAGAGTAGATGTGGAACCGACAGGAGATACCTTTAACTCGATTATTCGCTTGGAAAGCCATCAGCCAGGAAAACCTTTTAATCCAATGATTAATGCAGGGGCTATTACAGTGTCCTCTTTGCTCGCTGGGAGTTCGCCACAAGAGAAGGTCACAAAGATTCTAGCATTTTTAGAACAAATCATCGGCAAGGAATTAAGTATCAATGAAGAGGTATTTCAATCGGAATGGCAAACAGCTAATCGAAATCGAGCATTGGCCTATTATTTAATGGACTCTGGTTTCCTTGATTGTCCAGTAGATGCGGCACTTGAGGTCTACCTGAAGCAATGTGCGATTGAAGTTAATGTCTCAGATTTAGCCATGATTGGTTTAGTCATTGCCAATGACGGCTATCATCCACTATTAAAGAAACAGCTTTTTCCTAAACAAGTGGCAAAATTAGCGAAGGCCTTGATGGTGACATGTGGTATGTACAATGCTTCAGGAAAATTTGCAGCATTTATTGGCCTACCTGCTAAAAGTGGTGTGTCAGGTGCAATCCTAACAGCCGTTCCAGGACATGCTGGCTTGCATTCACCGTTCCCCGCTGGCTGTGGTATAGGTATTTATGGACCAGCTATCGATTCAATCGGCAATAGTGTCGCTGGTGTACAATTACTCAAGCATTTAGCGACGGAATGGGACATGACAATTTTTTAA
- a CDS encoding amino acid permease, whose product MEQQQLKRDLKNRHVQLIAIGGTIGTGLFLGSGKAIALAGPSIILAYLIVGTALFFVMRALGELLLSNAGYTSFTDFASEYIGSWAGYVTGWTYWFCWIMTAMADIIAVGVYTQYWFDIPQWVPAIGCLVLLLLLNLLTVKLFGELEFWFAIIKVITIVALIIIGLIMLVTGFHTSSGPVSVENLWAHGGVFPNGLYGFLMAFQMVVFAFVGVELVGVSAAETADPQKNIPSAINKIPFRILLFYVGALFVILCINPWYEMSAENSPFVQVFTLAGIPIAAGIINFVVLTSAASAGNSGLFSTSRMLFNLGNNKQASPAFAKLNKNSVPSNALVVSAVVVSVGALLSKLMPENAFSIVTTISAICFIWVWSIIVISHIIYKRKNRALHEASNFKAPLTPFINYVILAFFAFLLIVMLISEATRTALLLTPIWFIALLIIYKIKRKK is encoded by the coding sequence GTGGAACAGCAACAATTAAAACGTGATTTAAAAAATCGCCATGTGCAGCTTATTGCCATTGGTGGAACGATTGGCACTGGTTTATTTTTAGGCTCAGGGAAAGCCATTGCCCTTGCAGGACCTTCCATCATTTTAGCCTATTTAATTGTCGGTACCGCACTATTTTTTGTTATGCGCGCATTAGGCGAACTGTTACTATCTAACGCGGGCTACACATCATTTACGGATTTTGCATCTGAATACATAGGATCCTGGGCTGGCTATGTAACAGGCTGGACATACTGGTTCTGTTGGATTATGACGGCCATGGCAGATATTATTGCTGTAGGGGTTTATACACAATATTGGTTTGATATCCCACAGTGGGTGCCAGCCATTGGTTGCTTAGTATTATTATTACTACTGAATTTATTAACAGTTAAGCTTTTTGGGGAGCTAGAATTTTGGTTTGCCATCATTAAAGTTATTACTATTGTAGCTCTTATCATTATCGGACTTATTATGTTAGTGACAGGCTTTCATACTAGCTCTGGGCCAGTTTCTGTGGAAAACCTTTGGGCACATGGTGGGGTGTTCCCAAATGGGTTATATGGCTTTTTAATGGCCTTTCAAATGGTTGTTTTTGCATTCGTTGGTGTAGAATTAGTCGGGGTTTCAGCTGCTGAGACAGCAGATCCTCAAAAAAATATTCCGTCTGCCATTAATAAAATTCCATTCCGTATTTTACTCTTTTATGTAGGAGCATTATTTGTTATTTTATGTATCAATCCATGGTATGAAATGTCTGCCGAAAACAGTCCTTTTGTCCAAGTATTTACATTAGCAGGAATTCCAATTGCTGCTGGTATTATAAATTTTGTTGTACTCACTTCTGCCGCTTCAGCTGGTAATAGTGGTTTATTCTCTACAAGTCGAATGCTCTTTAATCTTGGTAACAATAAACAAGCTTCTCCTGCGTTTGCAAAACTGAACAAAAACAGTGTTCCAAGTAACGCACTCGTTGTGTCTGCTGTTGTTGTATCAGTAGGTGCATTGCTAAGTAAGCTGATGCCAGAGAATGCCTTTAGTATTGTGACGACGATTAGTGCAATTTGTTTTATATGGGTATGGAGCATTATTGTTATTTCTCACATCATCTATAAACGAAAAAATCGTGCTTTACATGAAGCATCAAACTTTAAAGCACCACTAACACCATTTATCAACTATGTCATTCTTGCATTTTTCGCATTTTTACTTATTGTCATGTTGATTTCTGAGGCTACGCGTACAGCACTGCTGTTAACACCAATTTGGTTTATCGCGCTATTGATTATTTATAAAATCAAAAGAAAAAAATAA
- a CDS encoding MFS transporter, which produces MLTNEVTKKSRNVILALLFLGWSLGNLDRYIMNYAVVSITGDLQLDASSTGIILSAFFLGYAIMQIPGGWLADKFGAKRILLLAVIMWSIFTGLTAIAWSLTAMIVIRFLFGIGEGGFQPASSKIIATIFPKEERGRAMSIMLTSGGIVSLIVPLLAAYLLGTIGWRMMFIIIGSIGAIIALLYWKYIQLPKAEIVEEAGTNHPTTKVNFKELLKTPLMWNLIIAYFCIYAVNWGLVSWIPTYLQKNRGLDLMSIGWAQTIPAITTIIGVYGSGFIIDKLPRGIEKVLGSISCAVIGILLYLMFTAKTVTLFIGYQTVVSIFIAFVITLLPVIVLKKLPSSITGSAMGIANTGGQLAGFVTPMAIGFMVDAFNGSFDAAFWMLIGFALICIVSIVTLNDQKGTLLKA; this is translated from the coding sequence ATGTTAACAAATGAAGTAACTAAAAAATCTAGAAATGTTATCCTTGCGCTATTATTTTTGGGCTGGTCTTTAGGAAACTTAGACCGTTACATTATGAACTATGCAGTTGTTTCAATTACAGGTGATTTGCAATTAGATGCATCCTCTACGGGTATTATTTTAAGCGCTTTCTTTTTAGGCTATGCCATTATGCAAATACCAGGTGGCTGGCTTGCTGATAAATTTGGCGCAAAACGAATCTTACTGTTGGCTGTTATTATGTGGTCTATTTTCACCGGTCTAACAGCAATTGCTTGGTCATTAACGGCTATGATTGTGATTCGCTTTTTATTTGGCATCGGAGAGGGTGGATTTCAGCCAGCGAGCTCTAAGATTATTGCGACGATTTTCCCGAAAGAAGAAAGAGGAAGAGCCATGTCCATCATGCTTACTTCTGGAGGGATTGTATCATTAATTGTGCCGCTGCTAGCTGCTTATTTATTAGGAACGATAGGTTGGCGCATGATGTTTATTATTATCGGGTCGATTGGAGCGATTATTGCCTTATTATACTGGAAGTATATTCAGCTTCCGAAGGCTGAAATAGTAGAAGAAGCTGGGACAAATCATCCTACTACAAAGGTAAATTTTAAAGAATTATTGAAAACACCACTTATGTGGAATTTGATCATTGCATATTTTTGTATTTATGCAGTGAACTGGGGATTAGTTTCTTGGATTCCTACGTATCTTCAGAAAAATCGTGGATTGGATTTAATGTCCATTGGCTGGGCACAAACAATTCCTGCTATTACAACGATTATCGGTGTGTATGGCAGCGGATTTATTATTGATAAGCTACCAAGAGGAATAGAAAAGGTACTAGGGTCCATATCCTGTGCAGTTATCGGCATATTATTGTATTTAATGTTTACGGCCAAAACAGTGACGTTATTTATTGGTTATCAAACAGTTGTTTCGATCTTTATTGCGTTCGTCATTACGTTATTACCTGTTATCGTACTGAAGAAATTACCTTCTTCAATTACAGGTTCGGCAATGGGTATCGCCAATACAGGTGGACAGTTAGCAGGTTTTGTCACACCTATGGCCATTGGCTTTATGGTAGATGCTTTTAATGGTTCGTTTGATGCGGCATTTTGGATGTTAATTGGCTTTGCGCTCATCTGTATTGTGTCCATTGTCACGCTTAATGACCAAAAAGGGACTTTATTGAAAGCATAA
- the tnpA gene encoding IS200/IS605 family transposase, whose product MDNKSLAHTTWNCKYHIVFAPKYRRQIIYGKIKADIGRILRQLCERKGVEIIEATACPDHIHMLVSIPPKISVSSFVGYLKGKISLMIFDRHANLKYKYGNRKFWCRGYYVDTVGRNRKIIQEYIKNQLQEDILEDQMTMKEFIDPFTGEEIQAKKRK is encoded by the coding sequence ATGGATAATAAAAGTTTAGCACACACGACATGGAATTGTAAGTATCACATCGTCTTTGCGCCAAAATATAGAAGGCAGATTATTTATGGAAAAATCAAAGCAGATATAGGTAGAATTCTTCGCCAGTTATGTGAAAGAAAAGGAGTAGAAATCATTGAAGCTACAGCTTGTCCTGATCATATTCATATGTTGGTGAGTATTCCACCAAAAATAAGTGTTTCATCGTTTGTAGGTTATTTGAAAGGGAAGATTAGTTTAATGATATTCGATCGGCATGCGAACCTGAAATACAAATATGGAAATAGGAAGTTTTGGTGTCGCGGATATTATGTAGATACAGTAGGTCGAAACAGAAAAATCATACAGGAATATATAAAAAATCAATTGCAAGAGGATATTCTTGAGGATCAAATGACTATGAAAGAATTCATTGATCCATTTACAGGAGAAGAAATACAAGCAAAAAAGCGAAAATAA